From one Streptomyces sp. NBC_01478 genomic stretch:
- a CDS encoding MFS transporter, which translates to MSSDVRLASPQGKWILLTTVLGSSMAMVDSTVVNVALPRIGRDLNADLAALQWTVNAYMLTLAGLILLGGSLGDRYGRRKIFVLGVVWFAAASLLCGLAPSAGVLIAARALQGVGGALLTPGSLALIQASFHPDDRARAVGLWSGFGGVGAAIGPFLGGWLVDGPGWRWVFLINVPMALVCAPIAVRHVPESADGRTHGRFDILGAALGAIALALVTYALIEAGDGSLPVVIVTAVAGVAAGVAFVYVEKRSADPMMPPDIFASRQFTAVNLVTLCVYAAFGGFFFLTALQLQVVAGYSALEAGTALLPTTALMLLFSARSGELAQRIGPRIPLTVGPLLCAAAMLMMLRVGPDASYLVDVVPALLVMGAGMVVLVAPLTATVLASVDTARAGLASGINNAAARAAGLIAIAALPLLAGMGSEAYRSASAFDHAFDRAMLWCAGVLVVGSVLAFATVRRPAPDCRRPECLTHGSITAPPLEPRLGKGRLEAG; encoded by the coding sequence ATGTCCTCCGACGTCCGGCTCGCCTCGCCCCAGGGCAAGTGGATCCTGCTGACCACGGTCCTCGGCTCCAGCATGGCCATGGTGGACTCCACCGTCGTCAATGTCGCCCTGCCCCGCATCGGCCGCGATCTGAACGCCGACCTGGCCGCGCTCCAGTGGACGGTCAACGCGTACATGCTGACGCTGGCCGGGCTGATCCTCCTCGGCGGTTCCCTGGGCGACCGCTACGGCCGCCGCAAGATCTTCGTCCTGGGCGTGGTGTGGTTCGCGGCGGCCTCGCTGCTGTGCGGCCTGGCCCCCAGCGCCGGGGTCCTGATCGCCGCCCGCGCGCTCCAGGGCGTCGGCGGCGCGCTCCTCACCCCGGGCTCCCTCGCCCTCATCCAGGCCTCCTTCCACCCCGACGACCGGGCCAGGGCGGTCGGCCTGTGGTCCGGCTTCGGCGGCGTCGGCGCGGCGATCGGCCCGTTCCTGGGCGGCTGGCTGGTGGACGGCCCCGGCTGGCGCTGGGTGTTCCTGATCAACGTCCCGATGGCGCTGGTGTGCGCCCCCATCGCCGTACGCCACGTCCCCGAGTCGGCGGACGGCCGCACCCACGGCCGCTTCGACATCCTGGGCGCGGCACTGGGCGCGATCGCCCTCGCCCTCGTCACCTACGCGCTGATCGAGGCGGGCGACGGCTCACTGCCCGTCGTGATCGTCACCGCCGTCGCGGGCGTGGCCGCGGGCGTCGCGTTCGTCTACGTCGAGAAGCGCAGCGCCGACCCGATGATGCCGCCGGACATCTTCGCGTCGCGCCAGTTCACGGCGGTCAACCTGGTCACGCTCTGCGTCTACGCGGCCTTCGGCGGCTTCTTCTTCCTCACCGCGCTCCAACTCCAGGTAGTGGCAGGCTATTCGGCGCTGGAGGCCGGCACGGCGCTGCTCCCCACGACCGCCCTCATGCTCCTGTTCTCGGCCCGCTCCGGCGAACTGGCCCAGCGCATCGGCCCCCGCATCCCCCTCACGGTCGGCCCCCTGCTGTGCGCGGCGGCGATGCTGATGATGCTGCGCGTCGGCCCGGACGCCTCGTACCTCGTCGACGTCGTACCGGCCCTCCTCGTGATGGGCGCCGGCATGGTCGTCCTGGTCGCCCCCCTCACGGCCACGGTCCTGGCCTCCGTCGACACGGCTCGCGCGGGCCTGGCCAGCGGCATCAACAACGCGGCGGCCCGCGCGGCCGGCCTCATCGCGATCGCCGCGCTGCCGCTGCTCGCGGGAATGGGCTCGGAGGCGTACCGCTCGGCATCGGCCTTCGACCATGCCTTCGACCGGGCGATGTTGTGGTGCGCGGGGGTGCTGGTGGTGGGGTCGGTGCTGGCCTTCGCGACGGTACGACGCCCGGCCCCGGACTGCCGCCGCCCCGAGTGCCTCACCCACGGCTCGATCACGGCGCCGCCGCTGGAGCCACGGTTGGGGAAGGGGCGGCTGGAGGCGGGGTAG
- a CDS encoding DUF3151 domain-containing protein, whose product MTIHENLLGGPPPTHLPEDPGPRDLLASGATPADVAAKYPTSSLAWALLADDAFERGSVVESYAYARTGYHRGLDSLRRNGWKGHGPVPWEHEPNRGFLRALHALARAAQAIGEQEEYARCSQFLKDSSPTAAQTLG is encoded by the coding sequence ATGACGATTCACGAGAACCTCCTCGGGGGACCGCCCCCGACCCACCTCCCCGAAGACCCCGGGCCCCGCGACCTCCTCGCGAGTGGTGCGACGCCCGCCGATGTCGCCGCCAAGTACCCGACCTCCTCGCTGGCCTGGGCCCTGCTGGCCGACGACGCGTTCGAGCGGGGCAGCGTCGTGGAGTCGTACGCCTATGCGCGTACGGGCTACCACCGCGGGCTCGACTCGCTGCGGCGGAACGGCTGGAAGGGGCACGGACCGGTGCCCTGGGAGCACGAGCCGAACCGTGGGTTCCTGCGGGCGCTGCACGCCCTCGCCCGGGCCGCGCAGGCCATCGGGGAGCAGGAGGAGTACGCGCGGTGCAGCCAGTTCCTGAAGGACTCCTCGCCCACGGCGGCCCAGACGCTGGGCTAG
- a CDS encoding tryptophan 2,3-dioxygenase family protein: protein MSQPAQQAQEPEAPHLDFQGTTPYEDYVQADVLTHLQHTRSDDPGEMVFLVTTQVMELWFTVIVHEWETAARALREDRVPVAIDALKRSVRELDALNASWRPLGQLTPAQFNSYRAALGEGSGFQSAMYRRMEFLLGEKSASMLVPHRGAPRVHAELEKALHEPSLYDEVLRLLDRRGHAVPEAVLARDVSLRYEPSEAVEEVWTALYSGDVGDELARLGEALTDVAELVWRWRNDHLVATRRAMGAKTGTGGSAGVAWLEKRAQKNVFPELWTARSHV, encoded by the coding sequence ATGTCCCAACCGGCTCAGCAGGCACAGGAGCCCGAGGCCCCGCATCTCGACTTCCAGGGGACGACCCCGTACGAGGACTACGTCCAGGCCGACGTCCTCACCCACCTCCAGCACACCCGCTCCGACGACCCCGGCGAGATGGTCTTCCTGGTCACCACCCAGGTCATGGAGCTGTGGTTCACCGTCATCGTCCACGAGTGGGAGACCGCCGCGCGGGCCCTGCGCGAGGACCGGGTGCCGGTCGCGATCGACGCGCTGAAGCGTTCCGTACGGGAACTCGACGCGCTGAACGCCTCGTGGCGGCCCCTCGGCCAGCTCACGCCGGCGCAGTTCAACTCCTACCGTGCCGCCCTCGGCGAGGGCTCCGGCTTCCAGTCCGCGATGTACCGCCGGATGGAGTTCCTGCTCGGCGAGAAGTCCGCGTCCATGCTCGTCCCGCACCGCGGAGCGCCGCGCGTGCACGCCGAGTTGGAGAAGGCCCTGCACGAACCGAGCCTCTACGACGAGGTGTTGAGGCTTCTCGACCGGCGGGGGCACGCGGTCCCGGAGGCCGTGCTCGCGCGTGACGTGTCGCTGCGGTACGAGCCGTCGGAAGCGGTGGAGGAGGTGTGGACCGCCCTCTACTCCGGTGACGTCGGCGATGAACTCGCCCGGCTCGGCGAGGCGTTGACCGATGTCGCCGAGCTGGTGTGGCGATGGCGCAACGACCATCTCGTCGCCACCCGGCGCGCGATGGGCGCGAAGACCGGGACCGGCGGCTCCGCCGGAGTGGCCTGGCTGGAGAAGCGCGCGCAGAAGAACGTGTTCCCCGAGCTGTGGACGGCGCGATCCCATGTCTGA
- the kynU gene encoding kynureninase, translating to MSELVVKAEKLDAADELAGARAQFVLDGVVYLDGNSLGALPASVPGRVEDVVRRQWGELRIRSWDESGWWTAPERIGDRIAPLVGAAAGQIVVGDSTSVNVFKALVAAVRMADGSGRDEIVVDATTFPTDGYIAESAARMTGCTLRPVAPAEVPGALGDRTAAVLLNHVDYRTGRLHDLPALTAAVHAAGAVVVWDLCHSAGALPVDLDEHGVDLAVGCTYKYLNGGPGSPAYLYVRAGLQDRFDSPLPGWNSHAEPFGMRPGYEPAAGALRGRVGTPDILSMLALEAALEVWDGAGVSIEAVRAKSLALTDFFLECVASYVPAGRVESVTPAAHAERGSQVALRCADAGDVMKRLIERGVVGDFRHPDVLRFGFTPLYVGFGDVERAARVLGDVTR from the coding sequence ATGTCTGAACTCGTGGTGAAAGCGGAGAAGTTGGACGCCGCCGATGAACTGGCGGGCGCCCGGGCGCAGTTCGTCCTCGACGGTGTGGTCTACCTGGACGGGAACTCGCTCGGCGCGCTGCCGGCCTCCGTCCCCGGCCGGGTCGAGGACGTCGTCCGGCGGCAGTGGGGCGAGCTGCGCATCCGCTCCTGGGACGAGAGCGGCTGGTGGACCGCGCCGGAGCGGATCGGCGACCGGATCGCTCCGCTGGTCGGGGCCGCGGCCGGGCAGATCGTCGTCGGCGACTCCACCAGTGTCAATGTCTTCAAGGCACTTGTGGCGGCGGTGCGGATGGCGGACGGCTCGGGGCGGGACGAGATCGTCGTCGACGCCACGACCTTTCCCACGGACGGGTACATCGCCGAGTCGGCGGCCCGGATGACCGGGTGCACGCTGCGGCCGGTGGCTCCGGCCGAGGTGCCGGGCGCGCTCGGCGACCGTACGGCGGCGGTGCTCCTCAACCACGTCGACTACCGCACCGGCCGGCTGCACGACCTGCCGGCGCTCACGGCCGCCGTGCACGCGGCGGGTGCCGTGGTCGTCTGGGACCTGTGCCACAGCGCGGGCGCCCTGCCGGTCGATCTCGACGAGCACGGCGTGGACCTCGCGGTCGGCTGCACCTACAAGTACCTGAACGGCGGCCCGGGTTCACCGGCGTATCTGTATGTGCGCGCCGGTCTCCAGGACCGCTTCGACTCCCCGCTGCCCGGCTGGAACTCGCACGCCGAGCCCTTCGGCATGCGGCCCGGCTACGAACCGGCGGCGGGCGCGTTGCGCGGGCGGGTCGGCACTCCGGACATCCTCTCCATGCTCGCTCTCGAAGCCGCCCTGGAGGTGTGGGACGGCGCCGGCGTCTCGATCGAGGCGGTGCGCGCCAAGTCCCTTGCCCTGACGGACTTCTTCCTGGAGTGCGTGGCGTCGTACGTCCCGGCGGGGCGGGTGGAGTCGGTGACTCCGGCGGCTCATGCCGAGCGGGGGAGCCAGGTCGCGCTGCGATGTGCGGACGCCGGGGACGTGATGAAGCGGCTGATCGAGCGGGGCGTGGTCGGCGACTTCCGGCATCCGGACGTCCTGCGGTTCGGATTCACGCCGTTGTACGTCGGGTTCGGGGACGTGGAGCGGGCGGCGCGGGTGCTGGGAGACGTGACCCGCTAG
- a CDS encoding TetR/AcrR family transcriptional regulator, whose translation MSAEPEPEPGRLRPGGRTARVRTAVLRATGDVLAEQGVDRLDLSDVARRAEVGKTTVYRRWGSVTALVADLLVDMAEQPLPREETGSLLGDLRANALLVQRTLADPRQGALFRAVIAAATCDARTAEALRHFYAVRAAEWAPCVELAVARGELPAGTDASQVVRAVSAPLYYELLTTGTAPDAPAAERAALAARAAAVAGVYVTGVTAELTASVPYSG comes from the coding sequence ATGTCCGCCGAACCCGAACCGGAACCCGGCAGGCTGCGCCCCGGTGGCCGCACGGCACGCGTCCGTACGGCCGTGCTGCGGGCCACGGGTGACGTGCTGGCCGAGCAGGGCGTCGACCGGCTCGACCTCTCGGACGTAGCCCGGCGGGCGGAGGTCGGCAAGACCACGGTGTACCGGCGCTGGGGTTCGGTGACCGCGCTGGTCGCGGACCTCCTCGTCGACATGGCCGAACAGCCGCTGCCCCGCGAGGAGACGGGCTCGCTCCTCGGCGACCTGCGCGCCAACGCCCTGCTGGTGCAGCGCACGCTCGCCGACCCCCGGCAGGGCGCCCTGTTCCGCGCCGTCATCGCCGCCGCGACCTGCGACGCCCGTACGGCCGAGGCCCTGCGCCACTTCTACGCGGTGCGGGCCGCCGAGTGGGCGCCCTGCGTCGAACTCGCCGTGGCGCGCGGGGAGTTGCCCGCCGGCACCGATGCCTCCCAGGTCGTACGGGCCGTGTCGGCACCCCTCTACTACGAGTTGCTGACCACCGGGACCGCCCCGGACGCCCCCGCCGCGGAGCGGGCCGCGCTCGCCGCGCGGGCCGCCGCCGTGGCAGGGGTGTACGTCACCGGTGTCACCGCCGAACTAACCGCTTCGGTTCCCTACAGCGGTTAG
- a CDS encoding alpha/beta hydrolase family protein produces the protein MPDDAARAAEEESAFSHPAVDPDSTAAYGDHPDQVIDFYVPRGERVPGEAAPLVVVLHGGAWRAPYDRGHITPFADFLARRGFAVANVEYRRGAGSPAEGAAGGPVAGRWPDTFDDVAAALDALPALVREALPQADPRRTVVTGHSAGGHLALWAAARHVLPKDAPWRTDAPAALRGVVALAPIADFTVAEKLAVCGGAAGQLLGGGAKFAERLPYADPTLLLPTGIATTLVQGRADDVVPQAVAESYADAAAKSGEVVGLTLLEDVGHFPLIDPAADACAVVAEEIAQLAW, from the coding sequence ATGCCGGACGACGCCGCACGTGCCGCAGAAGAGGAGTCGGCCTTCTCGCACCCCGCCGTCGACCCCGACAGCACCGCCGCGTACGGCGACCACCCGGACCAGGTGATCGACTTCTACGTCCCGCGCGGCGAACGCGTGCCGGGCGAGGCCGCACCCCTGGTCGTGGTCCTGCACGGGGGCGCGTGGCGCGCACCGTACGACCGCGGGCACATCACCCCGTTCGCGGACTTCCTGGCCCGACGGGGGTTCGCGGTGGCCAACGTGGAGTACCGGCGGGGGGCCGGGAGTCCCGCGGAGGGCGCTGCCGGGGGCCCGGTCGCGGGGCGCTGGCCCGACACCTTCGACGATGTCGCGGCGGCGCTCGACGCGCTCCCCGCGCTCGTCCGGGAGGCGCTGCCGCAGGCCGATCCGCGCCGCACGGTCGTCACCGGGCACTCGGCCGGCGGCCATCTCGCGCTGTGGGCCGCGGCCCGGCACGTCCTCCCGAAGGACGCCCCCTGGCGCACCGACGCCCCCGCCGCGCTGCGCGGTGTGGTCGCCCTCGCCCCGATCGCCGACTTCACGGTCGCCGAGAAACTCGCCGTGTGCGGCGGAGCGGCCGGTCAACTCCTCGGCGGGGGAGCCAAGTTCGCCGAGCGGCTGCCGTACGCCGACCCCACGCTCCTGCTCCCCACCGGCATCGCGACCACCCTGGTCCAGGGCCGCGCCGACGACGTCGTCCCCCAGGCGGTCGCCGAGTCCTACGCGGACGCGGCGGCGAAGTCGGGCGAGGTCGTCGGCCTCACGCTGCTGGAGGACGTCGGCCACTTCCCGCTGATCGACCCGGCGGCGGACGCGTGCGCGGTGGTGGCGGAGGAGATCGCACAGTTGGCGTGGTGA
- a CDS encoding sensor histidine kinase — protein MTDTSQTQTMPEDSAYEAYQPRSPEFRLAADALRGLRQDLFHDVFAYRPLPRSTADGPLARHLKGRLREYAAWSPHALITAAGLLAMFVATNDEARGSGSNVILGLLALVPVLLTMVRPVGAFWLSMAATPVATALATEFDDEWPWRTGSFVCHLCVLTIVAIRTRPRTAAWMWALTVVYGIGAATVAGGHAFGSNSAQMAFLSALVLLGVTVRHIRHDAEQEVTAQQTVTAHERSRRTLLEERTTIARELHDVVAHHMSVVAIQAEAAPYRVENPPPELERAFVTIRENAVAALTELRRVLGVVRAEDYEAPDAPQPTLADMDALLANVRDAGLSVDKAVTGAVRELPQGVELSAYRIVQEALSNTLRHAPGASAQVDIGYVLGGLGLRVVNGPAPEPSLVKPSPGAGHGITGMRERVSMLNGEMTAVPTADGGYEVTVFLPVPSTGEPVTGAREPAPGAGEGDV, from the coding sequence GTGACCGATACGAGCCAGACGCAGACGATGCCAGAGGACAGCGCGTACGAGGCGTACCAGCCGCGCAGCCCGGAGTTCCGGCTGGCCGCGGACGCCCTGCGCGGGCTGCGGCAGGACCTGTTCCACGACGTCTTCGCCTACCGTCCGTTGCCCCGCTCCACCGCCGACGGTCCGCTGGCCCGGCATCTGAAGGGGCGGCTGCGGGAGTACGCGGCCTGGAGCCCGCACGCCCTGATCACCGCGGCCGGCCTGCTCGCGATGTTCGTCGCGACGAACGACGAGGCCCGCGGCTCGGGCAGCAACGTGATCCTCGGCCTGCTCGCCCTGGTGCCGGTGCTGCTGACCATGGTGCGGCCGGTCGGCGCGTTCTGGCTGTCCATGGCCGCGACCCCGGTCGCCACCGCCCTGGCGACCGAGTTCGACGACGAGTGGCCGTGGCGGACCGGCAGCTTCGTCTGCCACCTGTGCGTGCTCACGATCGTGGCGATACGCACCCGACCGCGCACGGCCGCCTGGATGTGGGCGCTGACGGTGGTCTACGGCATCGGCGCCGCCACCGTCGCCGGCGGCCACGCCTTCGGCTCGAACAGCGCGCAGATGGCGTTCCTCTCCGCCCTGGTCCTGCTCGGTGTCACCGTCCGGCACATCCGCCACGACGCCGAGCAGGAGGTCACCGCCCAGCAGACCGTGACGGCGCACGAACGCTCCCGGCGCACGCTGCTGGAGGAGCGCACGACGATCGCCCGCGAGCTGCACGACGTGGTGGCCCACCACATGTCGGTGGTCGCCATCCAGGCGGAGGCCGCGCCCTACCGCGTGGAGAACCCGCCGCCGGAGCTGGAGCGCGCGTTCGTCACGATCAGGGAGAACGCGGTGGCGGCCCTGACCGAGCTGCGCCGGGTCCTGGGCGTGGTCCGCGCGGAGGACTACGAGGCGCCCGACGCCCCGCAGCCCACCCTCGCCGACATGGACGCCCTGCTCGCCAATGTGCGCGACGCCGGCCTGAGCGTCGACAAGGCGGTGACGGGCGCGGTGCGTGAACTCCCGCAGGGCGTCGAGCTGTCGGCGTACCGCATCGTGCAGGAGGCGCTGAGCAACACCCTGCGGCACGCGCCCGGCGCCAGTGCCCAGGTCGATATCGGCTATGTGCTGGGCGGGCTGGGCCTGCGCGTGGTCAACGGCCCGGCGCCCGAGCCCAGCCTGGTGAAGCCCTCGCCCGGCGCGGGACACGGCATCACCGGGATGCGGGAGCGGGTCTCCATGCTGAACGGCGAGATGACGGCGGTCCCGACGGCCGACGGCGGCTACGAGGTGACGGTGTTCCTGCCGGTCCCGAGTACGGGCGAGCCGGTCACCGGTGCGCGCGAACCGGCGCCGGGTGCGGGCGAAGGAGACGTATGA
- a CDS encoding response regulator transcription factor — protein sequence MTIRVLIADDQMMVREGFSVLLGAMPDIEVVGEAVNGRDAVERVRELAPDVVLMDIRMPEMNGIEATREIVAADSAAKVLVLTTFDLDEYVYQALRAGASGFLLKDASARQLADGVRVVAAGEALLAPSVTRRLITEFSKLSETPRLMPAAHQGTYGDLTERETEVLVLIAQGLSNGEIAERLVVAESTIKTHVSRILVKLGLRDRTQAAVFAYEARLVRPG from the coding sequence ATGACCATCCGCGTACTGATCGCGGACGACCAGATGATGGTGCGCGAGGGCTTCTCGGTCCTGTTGGGCGCGATGCCGGACATCGAGGTCGTCGGCGAGGCGGTGAACGGGCGCGACGCGGTCGAGCGGGTGCGTGAACTGGCCCCGGACGTCGTGCTGATGGACATCCGCATGCCGGAGATGAACGGGATCGAGGCGACCCGGGAGATCGTCGCCGCGGACAGCGCGGCGAAGGTGCTGGTGCTCACCACCTTCGACCTCGACGAGTACGTGTACCAGGCGCTGCGGGCGGGAGCCTCCGGCTTCCTCCTCAAGGACGCCTCGGCACGCCAACTCGCCGACGGGGTACGGGTGGTGGCGGCCGGCGAGGCACTGCTCGCCCCCTCCGTCACCCGACGGCTGATCACGGAGTTCTCGAAACTGTCCGAGACACCCCGCCTGATGCCGGCCGCGCACCAGGGGACGTACGGCGACCTGACCGAGCGCGAGACGGAGGTGCTGGTCCTCATCGCGCAGGGCCTGTCGAACGGGGAGATCGCCGAGCGGCTGGTGGTCGCCGAGTCGACGATCAAGACCCATGTCAGCCGGATTCTGGTGAAGTTGGGACTGCGGGACCGGACGCAGGCGGCGGTGTTCGCGTACGAGGCGAGGCTGGTGCGACCGGGCTAG
- a CDS encoding cytochrome P450 gives MAAADDLAFDPWDPAFVSDPYPAYAELRDRGRVTYYAPTDQWLVPRHADVSALLRDRRLGRTYQHRFTHEDFGRTAPPPEHEPFHTLNDHGMLDLEPPDHTRIRRLVSKAFTPRTVEQLKPYVSRLAGELVDGLVTKGGGDLLTDVAEPLPVAVIAEMLGIPESDRAPLRPWSADICGMYELSPSEDTAARAVRASNEFSSYLRELIAARRKDPGDDLVSGMIAAHDEADDRLTEQELISTAVLLLNAGHEATVNATVNGWWALFRNPAQLAALRADHSLIPSAVEELMRYDTPLQLFERWVLDEIEIDGTTIPRGAEIAMLFGSANHDPEVFASPERLDLTRADNPHISFSAGIHYCIGAPLARIELAASMRALLERAPTLTLATDPDRKPNFVIRGLEGLSVEVG, from the coding sequence ATGGCTGCTGCTGACGACCTCGCCTTCGACCCCTGGGACCCGGCGTTCGTGTCCGACCCGTACCCCGCCTACGCCGAGCTGCGCGACCGGGGCCGGGTCACGTACTACGCGCCCACCGACCAGTGGCTCGTCCCCCGCCACGCGGACGTCTCGGCACTCCTCCGCGACCGCCGCCTCGGCCGCACCTATCAACACCGCTTCACCCACGAGGACTTCGGCCGTACGGCACCCCCGCCCGAGCACGAGCCCTTCCACACCCTCAACGACCACGGGATGCTCGACCTGGAGCCCCCGGACCACACCCGCATCCGGCGCCTGGTCTCGAAGGCGTTCACTCCCCGCACGGTCGAGCAACTCAAGCCGTACGTCAGCCGGTTGGCGGGCGAGCTGGTGGACGGTCTGGTGACGAAGGGCGGCGGCGACCTGCTGACGGACGTGGCCGAACCGCTCCCGGTGGCCGTGATCGCGGAGATGCTCGGCATCCCGGAGTCGGACCGCGCCCCGCTCCGCCCCTGGTCGGCGGACATCTGCGGGATGTACGAACTGAGCCCGTCCGAGGACACGGCGGCGAGAGCGGTCCGCGCCTCGAACGAATTCTCTTCCTATCTGCGCGAATTGATCGCGGCCCGCCGCAAGGACCCGGGCGACGACCTCGTCTCCGGCATGATCGCGGCCCACGACGAGGCCGACGACCGCCTCACCGAACAGGAGCTGATCTCCACCGCCGTACTGCTGCTGAACGCGGGCCACGAGGCGACGGTGAACGCCACGGTGAACGGCTGGTGGGCGCTGTTCCGCAACCCGGCCCAGTTGGCGGCCCTGCGCGCGGACCACTCCCTGATCCCGTCCGCCGTAGAGGAGTTGATGCGCTACGACACCCCGCTCCAGCTCTTCGAGCGGTGGGTGCTGGACGAGATCGAGATCGACGGTACGACGATCCCGCGCGGCGCGGAGATCGCGATGCTGTTCGGCTCCGCGAACCACGACCCGGAGGTCTTCGCGTCCCCCGAGCGCCTGGACCTCACCCGCGCGGACAACCCGCACATCAGCTTCAGCGCGGGCATCCACTACTGCATCGGCGCACCCCTGGCCCGCATCGAACTGGCCGCGTCCATGCGGGCGTTGCTGGAGCGGGCCCCGACGCTGACGCTCGCAACGGACCCGGACCGCAAGCCGAACTTCGTGATCCGGGGGCTGGAGGGGCTGAGCGTCGAGGTGGGTTGA
- a CDS encoding MarR family winged helix-turn-helix transcriptional regulator, with protein sequence MSSGMDSEELEDGPGSVEARLGAAVQGYQSAVDDFDRELARLMGVNETDLRCLEILLSVPEITPRELSRQLGLTTGSVTTMLDRLEKLAYLTRTPHPDDRRKTLIRVTPEAARRAYGLIGPFIEDATRRVRGRYTPEQLELVIDYLAFTRDIQQEHVERLREMPASRATRTGGRQSPGPRGGAAR encoded by the coding sequence ATGTCAAGCGGAATGGACTCGGAGGAGTTGGAGGACGGCCCGGGGTCGGTGGAAGCGCGGCTCGGGGCGGCCGTGCAGGGCTATCAGAGCGCCGTCGACGACTTCGACCGTGAGCTGGCCCGTCTGATGGGCGTCAACGAGACCGACCTCCGCTGTCTGGAGATCCTTCTCTCGGTGCCGGAGATCACCCCGCGCGAGCTGAGCCGGCAGCTCGGGCTCACCACCGGGAGCGTCACCACGATGCTCGACCGGCTGGAGAAACTCGCCTACCTCACCCGCACCCCGCACCCCGACGACCGGCGCAAGACCCTGATCCGCGTCACCCCCGAGGCCGCCCGGCGGGCCTACGGCCTGATCGGACCGTTCATCGAGGACGCCACCCGGCGGGTGCGCGGGCGCTACACCCCCGAGCAGTTGGAGCTGGTCATCGACTACCTCGCCTTCACCCGCGACATCCAGCAGGAGCACGTCGAACGGCTGAGGGAGATGCCCGCGTCGCGCGCGACACGGACCGGCGGACGGCAGTCGCCGGGGCCGCGGGGCGGGGCGGCGAGGTAG